CATTATTGCTACCCATGGCAAACAAGATTTAGAACATCCAATATTTTTAGATGTAGGGAAATCTTTGATAGATAAGAAACATCCCTTATTAAAACCCCTAATTCATCGGAAAAAAGCAAAATTACAAAAAATTGTTCATCAATGTGAAGGAAAAAGGACGATAAATGCCGAAGAAAGAATAAAGGAATGTTTAGATAAAATCCAAAGCTTAGAGGAGGTGGGAAAATGGCTGTAAAATGTCAGACCATTATAGAAGTAATGGAACAATTGGCACCGAAAAGTCTAGCAGAACAGTGGGACAATGTGGGATTGCAAATAGGTCATCCTCGAGCAGATATCCAAAAAGTTTTGGTATCTCTGGATTTGACAGAAGAAGTAATACAAGAGGCCATTGCCCATGGAGCCAACATGATTATTACCCATCACCCCTTCATTTTTCAACCTCTAAAACATATTCGATGGGATTTACCCACAGGAAGGCTGATAAAGGAGCTTATTCAGCATGAAATTGTACTATATGCAGCCCATACCAATCTAGATATCGCCCAGCAAGGGTTAAATGATATGTTAGCTCAAAAACTATCTCTACAAAATATAGAAATTCTTTCTCAAACAGGGCAAGAAAAATTATATAAAATCGTTGTTTTTGTACCCAAGGGCCATGAAGAACAAATAAGAGATGTTTTAAGTAACAAAGGGGCTGGATGGATTGGCAATTATAGTCATTGTACTTTTCAAACACCAGGTACCGGGACATTTAAGCCCCTAGAAGGAACCAATCCTTTTATAGGCAATATAGGAAAGATAGAGTATACACAAGAATATAGATTGGAAACCATAGTTCCTCAATCAGATCTGTCTAAGGTCATCAAAGCCATGATAAAGGCTCATCCCTATGAAGAAGTTGCCTATGACATTTATCCTTTGGAAAACCAGGGAAAAGTCTTTGGTATTGGAAGAATAGGAAATTTACAACAGCCTATTTCCTATGAGGATTTTTTGCAGAGTATAAAAAACATATTAAATATAAACAGGCTAAGATTATCAGGGCCTATCCCCTCATCTATTAAAAGAGTAGCTTTATGTACGGGAAGCGGAGCCCAATTTATGCATCAAGCTGCTAGACAAGGGGGAGATGTATATATTACAGGAGATGTGAAATATCACGAAGCACAACAGGCAAAGGACCTAGGGATCTGCCTTATTGACGCAGGGCATTTTGCCACTGAAGTTATTGTCATCGAGGGATTGAAAAACTATTTAGATGCAGCTTTTATTAGAGATAAAAGGGATGTACAAGTGATAAGTTCAAAAGTAAATAAAGATTTTTTTGAATGGAAATGAGAGTAGGTTATTTTTTGCCTATTCTCATTTTTGTTTTGATATAGGAAATTTCATCTTGCTAGCAAGAGACAAAACTTTTCTATATCACTGGATAGACGATAGCTGTTTTCTTGTGAAATAGTAAAAGAGATTTTGCTTACGATTAGATTGTAAAAATAAAACTTATTAGGGGAGTGATGATAATGGATCAAATGCTATTGCTATGGAAATTGCAAAGTTGTGAAACAAGCCTAGAGGAAGTAAATGAAAAAAAGAATCTAGCTACCATGGAAAGAAAAATAAAAAAAATGAAAATTGATCATTGTAATCTCAGAAATAATCTGAAGAAGCTAATCCGAGAATATAAAGACATAGAAAACATTCTCATGAAAAACAATCACCAATGCAAAAATCTCTATTTCCAATTAAAAGAAATAGAGAAGGAAATATACGACGGTAGCGTTAATGACTTAAAGATTTATCAAAAAAGAGAAAAGGAAATCAACCTATTAAAAGAAACAATTCAAAGTGTGGAAGATCAAAGTCTGGAAAAGATGATTAGGAAAGAAGAAATACAAAAGGAAATTCTAAAAAACAAAAAAGTCCTAAAAAGTGTAGAAAAAATATACAAAGAATCAAAAGAAATTTATGACGAAGAAATAAAAAACATAGAAAATCAACAAAAAGAATTGCAAGGGAACATTGAAAAGTTGCAAGAAAAAATAGAAAAACCTTTTTTAGATATTTATAAAAATCTTAAAAAAGATATAAAGCCTATATTAGTTAAAGTAGATCGGGAAACATGTACGGGTTGCAATATGGGAATATCCATCATTAGACTGAAGAATATCCAGCAAAATGAAACCATCTATACCTGTGAAAATTGTGGACGAATATTATATGTTGAAGATATCTCATAATAAGGAAGGAATTCCCTTTGACACCTATCATCATTCATGATAAAATAATATTCCGGTTGAATAAAATAATTTTGCGAGTAAGTCGAATGATCGCGTGCACAAAACCGCAAGGTTGTGTATGAGGAAAGTCCGAGCTCCATAGGGCAAGGTGCTGGGTAATACCCAGTGGAGGTGACTCCAAGGACAGTGCAACAGAGATATACCACCAGACCCCTTGTCCGGTAGAAATACTGGTACATGTGGTGAAAATAGCTTTTGAGCTATCTGGAAAGGGTGGAAAGGTGAGGTAAGAGCTCACCAGCAATTAGGTGACTAATTGGCTATGTAAACCCCATCTGGAGCAAGACCAAGTAGGGACATTAAATAAGCGGCTGCTCGTCGCTGTCCCGTGGTAGGTCGCATGAACCTATTGGTAACGATAGGTCTAGATAGATGATCATTTAACAACAGAACTCGGCTTATAGACTTAGTCGCATATCCTTTATAAACATCTGTGTTTTAAACAGGTGTTTTTTTATATCCAATTTCTACAATTCTATTATCTAAGTCTTGCTGTTTTCTATGGTATAATGTAGCTAATAAATCATTAAGATCAATAATAAATTTGCGTTTAAAGGATGAAGCAAGAGAATGAAAACAGCAAAATCCCAATAAGTGTAAGAATCATTTTTATTAGAAATCTTATTAACAATCCAGTATAAAAAAATAAGGAACTGTAATATTATCAAAAAACCAGTATTCTTTTCAGAAGAATACAATCAGGAGGTAACGATGATCGCCATTATATCACCAGCAAAAAATATGAGACAAGCTTCTTTACAAGGATTAAAAACTTCCACTCCAGACTACATAGAAAATACTAAACAATTGGTAGAAATCCTAAAGAAATATAATCCTTGGGAATTAGAAAGTTTGCTAAAAATAAACCCTGACCTTGCCCTAGAGGCTTTTGAAAATTTCCAGCAATGGGATGCAGATAAGAAAGGAGTAGCAGCCTTACTAGCATACCATGGACTTCAATATAAAAACATAAATCCAGAGGATTTTACCATAGAAGATTTTCGCTTTGCGGATGAGCATATAAGGATACTAAGCGGTCTTTATGGAAAAATAAAGCCTACTCATGGGATACTCCCTTATCGACTAGAAATGCAGACAAAGCTGATGATCCAGGGAGAAAATTTATATGGATTCTGGGGAGATAGATTATATAGAGATTTATTTAAACACAACTTACCCGTCATCAATTTAGCTTCTAAAGAATATTCAAAAGCCATTGAACGTTATCTAAAGCCCCATGACCAATTTATAACTATTGAATTCAAGGTTTATAGAAAAGAAAAATTAAGAACCATAGCAACCTCTGCAAAAATGGCCAGAGGACAAATGATAAGATATATTGTTAAAAATAGGTTGGAGTGTCTATCCCAATTAAAGAATTTTAATTGGAATGGGTATGAATTTATATCGGGACTATCTTATGAAAATAAATATGTATTTGTGCAAAAGTAAAGATTTCAGGAGAATAATATGAGAAAAATTATAGAGGATGAAAGAGGTTCCCTATTAGTTACGGTACTAATGATAGGTCTGATTTTAATTATACTTTCAACTGCTCTTGCTACCTTGAGTCTCTCAGAAATAAAGGATACTGCAGCTTCTCGAGATAAAACCCAAGCTTATTATGTAGCAAGATCGGGTGTTGAAGCTACAGTACAAAAGTTAATGAATATGACAAATGTTGAAAAGAAAAATATTAGATTTCCTACTTCATTTACAGGCAATATAGGTGCCCATGAATACTTGGTTGAACTAACAGGAAGTCTTGAAGAGATAAAGATTGAGTCAACCGGAAAAGTAAATGCCAGGGAGGAGACCGTTACCCATATTTTAAAGGGGGATATCAATTCATCTACAGAAATAGAATTAGATATGGCCGTTTTTGCCCAAGAAAACATTATCCTAGATGGATCGGCAAAAATACATGGAGATATTGTAATGAATGCGACCAAGCCTGGCAGTATTGATCTAGCAGGTGGTGGGACAGGGATTAACGGGGATATCTATATAGGCCCAGGCGGTGATAAAGAAAAATTCCTTAAGAAACCAGATTGGATGGATTTTGATGTAAAGAAAATTCATAACCTACCTTCCCAGAGGGTATATTCTTCCCCTACTATGCCGGACTTTCCTGAAAACTTATTTTCCTATGGAAATATAACATTAGGGGGAAATGACTCTTACACAATATCAGAAGATGGATATTTTAATGAGATTAAAATTATGAGCAATACAAGGTTAACGATTGATGTGGGATCAGAAGAACGCATCATTAGGGTCAAAAGATTGAATATTGAACAGGGATATATTGACATAAAAGGAACGGGTAAGCTAAAAATTTATGTTGACGAATATTTTTATGTAAAGGGCTTTATCAACCAAAAGGGGAATTCAGAACAGGTGACTATTTATTATAATGGGGATAATAAAGTCACTATTTCCAATGAAACAAAAATGGCAGCAAACTTTTATTCTGGTAACGCTAATTTAAGTATTACAGGAGGTGGTGGCCTCAAAGGAAATATTATATCGGCGGCAAGCAATATTGACATAAGTGGAGGAGCAATAGTTGAGGCAATTGTAGTATATGCACCCAATGCATATATTCATATAAGCGCGAATAAATTCACAGGAGCCATAATCAGTAAAGCATTAAGAGCCACGGGTAATGCCCAATTACACTATCCATCAAATGCATCTGATTTCATTCCCATAGAAACAGAGGGCTCTGGGGACATCCAATTTGAAAGAGGCATATGGAAATAAGAGTATACTTTATTTGTACTAGAGGAAAAGGCTGGTGGAGTAGCAATGAAGTTAAAAAAAAATGAGAAGGGTTTTACCCTAGTAGAGGTGATTGTTTCCATCGCTCTTATAGGAATGCTATTGCTTTTACTCAGTACCTTTATGGTGAACAGCCTTGGCATGATAAAAACCCAAGGGGAAAATACAAACCTCTTATATGCAGCCCAAAAGGAATTGGACAATGCCATGGAGAACCCTACTTATGAAGTTCAAGATGATAGACTTTCTATTATACGCAAGCCCACAACCATGAATGTGGAGGGGAGTTATATCGAGGGAGTGTTGATTGAAATTAAAGATGTAAAGGAGGCAAAAGTTATTCTATCTACCTTTATTACAAACTAAGAGAAAAAATTAGGAGGAAAAATGTTTAAAAAATTTTCTCAGCAAAAGGGTGTTACTTTAGTTGAATTGCTAATCGTATTGGCCTTAATATCTATGGTATTAGGACTGATCTTTACTATTTTTTCCATAAGCAATAAAGCTTTTTATGGGGGTACAGAACAAGGCTATATGCAAAAGGGTGCTCGGATAGCGGCACAATTGATCACAAAACAATTGAGAAATGCTAAAGAAGTAAGTATAGAGCCCATTACAAGTGAATCAAAATATTATACAATCAAATTGGAAAAGAATAGTGATAATGCTTTATATCATGTAGTATTAGAAACCATTCAAGAGGGGATTGCTGTAAAAAAGACCTCCTTTGGAGAAGAATATAAAAAAATATCTTTCATGGGGGATGATTCTCCGGGAGTTCTAAATTTTACATTAGAGTTTGAGGAATACACATTATCTTCCGCTATAAAATTAAATAACATTAATCAAAGGATTATTCCTAAGGGGACTTCGAAAAATACTATCTATTTTTCCAAATACGAATAAAATTTAGCTTTTTAGGTGTATTTTTCTAAAAAGACAATTGAATTATAATTAGGGGGAGTGGTTTGATGAAGAAGGATTTAAAACAAACTATTTTCAAAGCAATTGCATTGGCCATGGGTATTGCAACGCTTGTTTTAAATATTATGGATCAGTTAGAGGTGAAAACGGCCATAAGCTTATTATCCATTGGACTCATTTGTTTAGCAATCAGTCAATTAGAAAATAGTTAATACATAAGAAAAAAGGAGAAGAAAATGACAATAAGTGAAAAAGACAAAATGCTAGAGGGCGTTTTTTATGATGCTGGTGATGAAGAATTAGTAAAAGAAAGAGAATATGCAAGAAATCTGTTTTTTGAATTTAACCATACCAAGCCCAGTGAAAAAGAAAAAAGAAAGGAAATCCTTCAAAGACTTATTAGAACAAAAGGTTCTTTCCATATTGAAGCTCCCTTTTATTGCGACTACGGATATAATATTGAAGTAGGAGAAAATTTTTATGCCAACTTCAATTGTATTATACTAGATGTAAATAAGGTGAAGATTGGAGATAATGTTCTTTTAGCACCCAATGTTCAAATCTATACTGCTGCTCACCCTATTGATCCTACTGAACGTCTTTCGGGTAAGGAATTTTCTAAACCTATCACTATAGGAGATAATGTCTGGATTGGTGGAGGAACGATTCTATGTCCCGGAGTAAACATTGGAAATAATGTAACTATAGGGGCAGGAAGTGTTGTTACTAAGGATATTCCTAATAATGTAGTGGCCCTAGGTAACCCCTGTAGAATACTAAGGGAAATTTAAAAATGATATATTGAGATATTTGCCATTTACAGAGATATTGTAATGAACATAAAGGAGAGGAGTTTATGACTGAATGTCTTTCATTCTAAAAATGGATGTTGCTATTTTGCAGTTCATACAAACCGTCATAAAAAATCCCATACTAGATTTTCTAATGCCTTTGATAACACGCTTGGGAGATATGGGACTTGTATGGATTCTTATAGCAATTATTTTGATCGTGACTAAAAAGCATAGAAAAGTGGGATGGATGGTATTAGTAACATTAATTTTAGGAGCTATACTTGTGGATGTTATTATTAAGCCAATTGTAGCGAGACCTAGACCCTTTACAGATTTAAAAGACTTTATCCTCTTAATAAAGCAGCCCATTTCCTATTCATTTCCTTCTGGCCATACCACTTCTTCTTTTGGAGCAGCAACAACCATTGCTTTAAATAGGAGAAGATATAGGGTACCTGCTTATGCTTTGGCAGCCCTTATTGCATTTTCAAGAATGTACTTATATGTACATTATCCAACAGATATCGTAGTGGGGTGCCTAATAGGTGTGATCACTGGAGTTATAATTAAATACATTATGGAGAAAAGAAAAAAATAAGACTATACTTCGGAGTATAGTCTTATTTGGGGAATTTATTAAATCCTATAGAAAAAAGGGGAGTAATTTCTATAAGATTAAGGGGTTATATATGTGATGCTTTCATTATAGAACATAGAAAATATATATTCAATAGAAAGTTGTAAATAAGTCTGTGAAATGGTTTGCAGGTTTTGGTAAGGAAATTTGCTGAAAAATTATACTACATAATTTACCCTGAAAATTATTTTAAATACTT
The window above is part of the Irregularibacter muris genome. Proteins encoded here:
- a CDS encoding Nif3-like dinuclear metal center hexameric protein gives rise to the protein MAVKCQTIIEVMEQLAPKSLAEQWDNVGLQIGHPRADIQKVLVSLDLTEEVIQEAIAHGANMIITHHPFIFQPLKHIRWDLPTGRLIKELIQHEIVLYAAHTNLDIAQQGLNDMLAQKLSLQNIEILSQTGQEKLYKIVVFVPKGHEEQIRDVLSNKGAGWIGNYSHCTFQTPGTGTFKPLEGTNPFIGNIGKIEYTQEYRLETIVPQSDLSKVIKAMIKAHPYEEVAYDIYPLENQGKVFGIGRIGNLQQPISYEDFLQSIKNILNINRLRLSGPIPSSIKRVALCTGSGAQFMHQAARQGGDVYITGDVKYHEAQQAKDLGICLIDAGHFATEVIVIEGLKNYLDAAFIRDKRDVQVISSKVNKDFFEWK
- a CDS encoding zinc ribbon domain-containing protein, which gives rise to MDQMLLLWKLQSCETSLEEVNEKKNLATMERKIKKMKIDHCNLRNNLKKLIREYKDIENILMKNNHQCKNLYFQLKEIEKEIYDGSVNDLKIYQKREKEINLLKETIQSVEDQSLEKMIRKEEIQKEILKNKKVLKSVEKIYKESKEIYDEEIKNIENQQKELQGNIEKLQEKIEKPFLDIYKNLKKDIKPILVKVDRETCTGCNMGISIIRLKNIQQNETIYTCENCGRILYVEDIS
- the yaaA gene encoding peroxide stress protein YaaA, with the translated sequence MIAIISPAKNMRQASLQGLKTSTPDYIENTKQLVEILKKYNPWELESLLKINPDLALEAFENFQQWDADKKGVAALLAYHGLQYKNINPEDFTIEDFRFADEHIRILSGLYGKIKPTHGILPYRLEMQTKLMIQGENLYGFWGDRLYRDLFKHNLPVINLASKEYSKAIERYLKPHDQFITIEFKVYRKEKLRTIATSAKMARGQMIRYIVKNRLECLSQLKNFNWNGYEFISGLSYENKYVFVQK
- a CDS encoding DUF7305 domain-containing protein, coding for MRKIIEDERGSLLVTVLMIGLILIILSTALATLSLSEIKDTAASRDKTQAYYVARSGVEATVQKLMNMTNVEKKNIRFPTSFTGNIGAHEYLVELTGSLEEIKIESTGKVNAREETVTHILKGDINSSTEIELDMAVFAQENIILDGSAKIHGDIVMNATKPGSIDLAGGGTGINGDIYIGPGGDKEKFLKKPDWMDFDVKKIHNLPSQRVYSSPTMPDFPENLFSYGNITLGGNDSYTISEDGYFNEIKIMSNTRLTIDVGSEERIIRVKRLNIEQGYIDIKGTGKLKIYVDEYFYVKGFINQKGNSEQVTIYYNGDNKVTISNETKMAANFYSGNANLSITGGGGLKGNIISAASNIDISGGAIVEAIVVYAPNAYIHISANKFTGAIISKALRATGNAQLHYPSNASDFIPIETEGSGDIQFERGIWK
- a CDS encoding type II secretion system protein — protein: MKLKKNEKGFTLVEVIVSIALIGMLLLLLSTFMVNSLGMIKTQGENTNLLYAAQKELDNAMENPTYEVQDDRLSIIRKPTTMNVEGSYIEGVLIEIKDVKEAKVILSTFITN
- a CDS encoding PilW family protein, whose translation is MFKKFSQQKGVTLVELLIVLALISMVLGLIFTIFSISNKAFYGGTEQGYMQKGARIAAQLITKQLRNAKEVSIEPITSESKYYTIKLEKNSDNALYHVVLETIQEGIAVKKTSFGEEYKKISFMGDDSPGVLNFTLEFEEYTLSSAIKLNNINQRIIPKGTSKNTIYFSKYE
- a CDS encoding sugar O-acetyltransferase, which gives rise to MTISEKDKMLEGVFYDAGDEELVKEREYARNLFFEFNHTKPSEKEKRKEILQRLIRTKGSFHIEAPFYCDYGYNIEVGENFYANFNCIILDVNKVKIGDNVLLAPNVQIYTAAHPIDPTERLSGKEFSKPITIGDNVWIGGGTILCPGVNIGNNVTIGAGSVVTKDIPNNVVALGNPCRILREI
- a CDS encoding phosphatase PAP2 family protein → MSFILKMDVAILQFIQTVIKNPILDFLMPLITRLGDMGLVWILIAIILIVTKKHRKVGWMVLVTLILGAILVDVIIKPIVARPRPFTDLKDFILLIKQPISYSFPSGHTTSSFGAATTIALNRRRYRVPAYALAALIAFSRMYLYVHYPTDIVVGCLIGVITGVIIKYIMEKRKK